A section of the Ignavibacteria bacterium genome encodes:
- the gcvT gene encoding glycine cleavage system aminomethyltransferase GcvT, whose translation MKFTTFNSVHKKLNAKMVEFAGFHMPVYYSSIVEEHLTVRNSIGVFDVSHMGEIFIKGKNSLDFVQKITTNDASKLEFGRVQYSAMCYENGGIVDDLLVYKLEDGFMFVVNASNLIKDFEWMKLNQLSDVEINDLSDDYSLLAVQGPKSAEVLSSLVDFNINELKYYTFRIGKIIGIEVIISRTGYTGELGFEIYFKGDDKTAEKIWNAIFDSGKTFDIKPAGLGSRDSLRLEMGFCLYGHDIDQLTNPLEAGLGWITKLNKKSFIGKEELTKIKAKGLNRSLFGFELIEKGIPRHGSEIYLKNERIGRVTSGVHSPSLNKPIGLGYFDMNKVNSDTLFDIDIRGRKLKAKLTEVPFIKK comes from the coding sequence TTGAAGTTCACAACTTTCAATTCTGTCCATAAAAAACTAAATGCCAAAATGGTTGAGTTTGCTGGCTTTCATATGCCTGTTTATTATTCTTCTATTGTTGAAGAACATCTCACCGTTCGGAATTCTATCGGTGTGTTTGATGTATCCCACATGGGAGAAATTTTTATAAAAGGAAAGAATTCGCTCGACTTTGTTCAAAAAATTACAACCAATGACGCGTCAAAGTTAGAATTTGGTAGGGTTCAGTATTCAGCAATGTGTTATGAGAATGGCGGTATAGTCGATGATCTTCTTGTGTATAAATTGGAAGACGGCTTTATGTTCGTTGTAAATGCTTCAAACTTGATTAAAGATTTCGAATGGATGAAATTGAATCAACTCTCTGATGTTGAAATTAATGATTTAAGCGATGACTATTCACTTTTAGCAGTTCAAGGACCAAAATCAGCAGAAGTTTTGTCGTCGCTTGTAGATTTCAATATAAACGAATTGAAGTATTACACTTTTCGTATCGGAAAAATAATTGGAATCGAAGTAATAATTTCGAGAACTGGATACACAGGCGAATTGGGATTTGAAATTTATTTTAAGGGGGATGACAAAACTGCGGAAAAGATCTGGAATGCAATTTTTGATTCAGGAAAAACATTTGATATAAAGCCTGCTGGACTTGGCTCTAGAGATAGTCTAAGATTGGAAATGGGATTTTGTTTATATGGCCACGACATTGACCAATTGACCAATCCTCTTGAAGCAGGTCTTGGATGGATAACTAAATTGAATAAAAAATCATTCATCGGAAAAGAAGAATTAACTAAAATAAAAGCTAAAGGATTAAATAGATCTCTATTTGGATTTGAACTTATTGAAAAAGGTATTCCGCGTCATGGTTCAGAGATATATTTAAAAAACGAAAGAATTGGACGTGTAACTAGTGGAGTTCATTCACCTTCCTTGAATAAACCAATTGGTCTAGGATATTTCGATATGAATAAAGTAAATAGTGACACGCTATTCGATATCGATATTCGTGGAAGAAAACTGAAAGCCAAATTAACCGAAGTGCCTTTTATAAAGAAATGA
- a CDS encoding Rne/Rng family ribonuclease produces the protein MNKEIIINVSTNLTRIAITEDGLLTEYFGEHEESKKSVGDIYLGRIAKVIPGIKAAFIDVGQKQDAFLHFSDIGDQFDEYNSLIDDEDSDVETSEEDEEDENGESAGTSQNGSAQSEEFQFPKLERGKDILVQVTKEPIGNKGFRVTTRVSLPGRFLVLLPFDRKVGVSRKIYDPRKRRWLRKIVKSVMPKGFGAIIRTVAATADEKVIVHDLKSLLETWQEVEQTIKTEDSPSLVYKDLSTTSSVIRDVFNRDVSKIVVDSKKMFKQLKNYLNVVQPEVASRIELFKGSQPIFDVFRIESQLKIAMSRKVSLPSGGHIVIDTTEAMTVVDVNSGKYAASMNQEMNSLKTDLEASREICRQIRLRDIGGIIVIDFIDLEDEKNKKKVYDELRKEFRKDKAKATILPMTEFGLVQITRQRMKRSMFQATREKCFACDGTGYYISKTNLVESIDRWLKRFRAGKIYSTVTLKVSAFLYRELTKGIIPKRWKYFFKFGVMVEILEDVNLKADEFRFISTKTEKDITLEFL, from the coding sequence ATGAACAAAGAAATTATAATAAATGTAAGTACAAATCTTACACGCATTGCAATTACAGAAGATGGACTTTTAACCGAATACTTTGGCGAACACGAAGAGTCAAAAAAGTCTGTTGGTGATATTTACCTAGGCAGAATTGCCAAGGTCATTCCTGGAATAAAAGCAGCATTTATTGATGTGGGACAGAAACAAGATGCTTTTCTTCACTTCTCTGATATTGGAGATCAATTTGATGAATACAATTCATTGATCGATGACGAAGATTCTGATGTAGAAACTTCCGAAGAAGATGAGGAAGATGAAAATGGAGAGTCGGCAGGTACTTCTCAAAATGGGTCGGCTCAATCAGAAGAGTTTCAATTTCCAAAATTAGAAAGAGGAAAAGACATACTTGTACAGGTAACGAAAGAACCTATTGGAAACAAAGGATTTCGAGTTACGACACGTGTTTCATTGCCAGGGAGATTTTTAGTTCTTCTTCCATTTGATAGAAAGGTTGGAGTCTCAAGAAAGATTTATGATCCGAGAAAAAGGCGTTGGTTAAGAAAAATAGTGAAATCTGTAATGCCCAAAGGATTCGGTGCAATTATCCGTACAGTTGCAGCCACTGCGGATGAAAAAGTAATAGTTCATGACTTGAAGAGTTTGCTTGAAACTTGGCAGGAAGTAGAACAGACAATAAAAACTGAAGACTCTCCATCTTTAGTTTATAAGGATTTAAGCACTACGTCGAGTGTGATTCGTGATGTATTTAATCGTGATGTTTCGAAGATCGTTGTCGATTCCAAGAAAATGTTCAAGCAGTTGAAGAATTATTTAAACGTCGTTCAGCCTGAAGTCGCATCAAGAATAGAATTATTTAAAGGCTCGCAGCCAATTTTTGATGTATTTAGAATCGAGAGTCAGCTAAAAATTGCTATGTCTCGGAAAGTTTCACTTCCAAGTGGTGGACATATTGTTATAGACACCACCGAAGCTATGACAGTAGTTGATGTAAACAGCGGAAAATATGCTGCTTCTATGAATCAAGAGATGAATTCATTAAAAACTGACCTTGAGGCATCTCGCGAAATTTGCAGACAGATACGACTCAGAGATATTGGCGGCATAATTGTAATTGATTTTATCGATCTCGAAGATGAAAAGAACAAGAAAAAAGTTTACGATGAACTTCGAAAAGAATTCCGAAAAGATAAGGCAAAAGCAACGATACTCCCCATGACGGAGTTTGGGCTAGTTCAAATTACTAGGCAGAGAATGAAAAGGAGTATGTTTCAAGCCACCCGAGAAAAATGCTTTGCTTGTGATGGAACCGGGTATTACATATCAAAGACAAATTTGGTCGAGTCAATCGATCGGTGGCTGAAAAGATTTCGTGCTGGAAAAATTTACTCAACAGTGACTTTGAAAGTTAGTGCCTTTCTTTATCGTGAACTTACTAAAGGAATTATCCCTAAACGGTGGAAGTACTTCTTCAAGTTTGGAGTGATGGTAGAAATTCTAGAAGATGTAAATCTAAAAGCGGATGAATTCAGATTCATTTCAACAAAAACAGAAAAAGACATAACTTTAGAGTTTTTATAA
- a CDS encoding 2-phosphosulfolactate phosphatase, which translates to MKIDVLFFTAGVPENYFTEKNCVVIDLLRATSTIITALNNGAREIIPIASVDEAIRISKNLDKNSYLLCGERQAKKIDGFDLGNSPLEYTEDKVKGKILILSTTNGTKVFNHLKNAKKVILASAFNISAVVDELMNSKEDWTVICSGSENMFDASDALCAGLLIHRIRSSVSNKIELNDAASLSLLYFEKSSNEIEKTLSQTEHGRYLIENNFGDDIKFISQIDLFNNVVHYKNNLITTHN; encoded by the coding sequence ATGAAGATTGATGTATTATTTTTCACTGCGGGTGTTCCGGAAAATTATTTCACAGAAAAAAACTGTGTAGTAATCGACCTTCTAAGAGCAACTTCAACAATAATTACTGCACTAAATAACGGCGCAAGAGAAATTATTCCAATCGCTTCAGTTGATGAAGCAATAAGAATCAGTAAAAACTTAGATAAGAACAGCTATTTGCTTTGTGGGGAAAGACAAGCCAAAAAAATTGATGGATTCGATTTAGGAAATTCACCTCTGGAATACACGGAAGATAAGGTAAAAGGAAAAATATTAATTTTATCTACAACCAACGGGACTAAAGTTTTCAATCACTTAAAAAATGCTAAGAAAGTAATTCTGGCGTCAGCATTTAACATTTCGGCAGTTGTGGATGAACTTATGAACTCAAAAGAAGATTGGACAGTCATTTGCTCAGGCAGTGAAAACATGTTCGATGCGTCTGATGCACTATGCGCCGGTTTATTGATTCATCGAATCAGATCATCTGTATCCAATAAAATTGAGTTGAATGATGCAGCGAGTTTGAGTTTACTCTATTTTGAAAAATCATCTAATGAAATAGAGAAAACTCTGAGTCAAACAGAACATGGTAGATATTTAATTGAAAATAATTTTGGTGATGATATTAAATTCATTTCGCAAATCGATTTATTCAACAACGTAGTTCACTATAAGAATAATTTAATCACAACGCACAATTAA
- the pnp gene encoding polyribonucleotide nucleotidyltransferase produces MILIKEYELNGKVLSLEVGKFAKQANGAVMVSYGDTKVLAVAVAADEPVSGQDFFPLSVEYREKYSAVGKIPGGFFKREGKPTEKEVLSARLIDRPIRPLFPKGYMNETQVIVQVYSSDQEHDPDVFGAVGASAALAISNIPFEGPIGEVRVCLVGDEFIVNPSYKEVESSLLEIVVAGTEDSILMVEGDAREVSEETMLEAIKVGHREIKKIVALQNELVNEIGVEKISLVFDESENEIVKAVDELCRERIKSLIHTAAPKEERRKNIKLVYTQTQETLKEKFPEKESLIAEAIHEIESELMRAMILEEEVRLDGRSTKDIRPITCEAGLLPRTHGSALFTRGETQSLTTLTLGTKFDEQTIEGLVPEFSKKFMLHYNFPPFSVGEVGRYTGVGRREIGHGNLAERSLKNLLPKDNQFPYTIRLVSDILESNGSSSMATVCAGSLSLMDGGVPLKKPVAGIAMGLIKEENKYKILSDILGDEDHLGDMDFKVAGTEDGISGFQMDIKIKGISYEIMQEALEQAKAGRLHILKKMNETLSATRSQISKYAPHLIQIKIPIDMIGSVIGPGGKNIQAIQRDTQTEISIEEDGTVAIAAVSQEGGEEAKTRIRLITEPPEVGKIYKATVKRILDFGAVVEISPNNDGLLHISQIENRKIGKVEDVLKVGEKVEVKLMKIEDNGRLSFSRKVLLQSPKQEKKSDEVSQKDDN; encoded by the coding sequence ATGATTTTGATTAAAGAATATGAATTGAACGGAAAAGTCCTTTCGTTAGAGGTTGGCAAATTCGCCAAGCAGGCAAATGGTGCAGTTATGGTGAGTTATGGCGATACAAAAGTTTTAGCAGTTGCAGTTGCGGCTGATGAGCCCGTTTCAGGGCAGGATTTTTTCCCACTCTCCGTCGAATATCGTGAAAAATATTCTGCAGTTGGTAAAATACCTGGCGGATTTTTTAAACGCGAAGGAAAACCAACTGAAAAAGAAGTTCTTTCTGCTCGTTTAATTGATAGGCCTATAAGACCACTCTTTCCTAAAGGATATATGAATGAAACCCAGGTAATCGTTCAAGTGTATTCTTCAGATCAAGAGCATGATCCAGATGTTTTCGGAGCCGTCGGAGCTTCTGCGGCGCTCGCAATTTCGAATATTCCTTTCGAAGGTCCAATTGGTGAAGTCCGTGTTTGTTTGGTTGGGGATGAATTCATAGTCAATCCATCATACAAAGAAGTTGAGAGCAGTCTGCTTGAAATCGTTGTTGCCGGAACCGAGGATTCCATTTTAATGGTTGAAGGCGATGCAAGAGAAGTTTCCGAAGAAACAATGCTTGAAGCTATAAAAGTTGGACACAGAGAGATAAAGAAAATTGTTGCACTCCAAAATGAATTAGTGAACGAGATTGGTGTTGAAAAGATTTCACTTGTCTTTGATGAATCAGAAAATGAAATCGTTAAAGCAGTTGATGAGCTTTGCCGCGAAAGGATCAAATCATTAATTCACACTGCTGCCCCTAAAGAAGAGCGCCGGAAAAATATTAAACTAGTCTATACACAAACTCAAGAAACATTGAAGGAAAAATTTCCAGAAAAAGAATCTCTTATTGCAGAAGCCATTCATGAGATTGAAAGTGAATTAATGCGAGCAATGATTCTTGAAGAAGAAGTAAGATTGGATGGACGTTCAACAAAAGATATTCGTCCGATCACTTGTGAAGCAGGTCTTCTCCCGCGCACCCATGGTTCAGCATTGTTTACACGGGGCGAAACACAAAGTTTAACCACTCTTACACTCGGAACTAAATTTGATGAACAAACCATCGAAGGTTTAGTCCCTGAATTCAGTAAAAAATTCATGCTTCATTATAACTTCCCGCCATTTAGTGTGGGTGAAGTTGGGCGTTATACGGGAGTTGGAAGAAGGGAAATTGGTCATGGTAATCTTGCAGAACGGTCGCTAAAAAATTTATTACCAAAGGATAATCAATTCCCATATACGATCAGATTAGTTTCTGATATTTTAGAATCGAACGGTTCTTCCTCAATGGCAACGGTTTGTGCAGGTTCATTATCACTGATGGACGGTGGTGTTCCATTGAAAAAACCTGTTGCAGGAATTGCGATGGGACTAATTAAAGAGGAAAATAAGTACAAAATTCTCAGTGATATTTTAGGTGATGAAGACCATCTTGGAGATATGGATTTTAAAGTCGCTGGCACCGAAGATGGAATTTCCGGATTTCAAATGGATATTAAGATCAAAGGTATATCCTATGAGATAATGCAGGAAGCTTTAGAGCAAGCAAAAGCTGGGAGATTGCACATTTTAAAGAAAATGAACGAAACTCTTTCTGCAACCAGATCTCAGATTTCAAAATATGCTCCACATCTGATTCAGATTAAAATTCCCATAGATATGATTGGATCAGTTATTGGACCAGGTGGAAAGAACATTCAGGCAATTCAACGTGATACACAGACTGAAATATCGATAGAAGAAGATGGAACTGTAGCAATTGCCGCTGTTTCTCAAGAAGGTGGAGAAGAAGCCAAAACAAGAATTAGATTAATTACAGAACCGCCCGAAGTTGGCAAAATTTACAAAGCCACAGTAAAGAGAATTTTAGATTTCGGTGCAGTTGTTGAGATTTCTCCGAATAATGACGGATTATTGCATATCTCTCAAATTGAAAACAGAAAAATCGGTAAAGTTGAAGATGTGCTGAAAGTTGGAGAAAAAGTAGAAGTTAAGCTAATGAAAATTGAAGACAATGGAAGATTGAGCTTTAGCAGAAAAGTACTTCTCCAATCACCGAAGCAAGAAAAAAAATCTGATGAAGTTTCACAAAAAGACGACAATTAA
- a CDS encoding outer membrane lipoprotein carrier protein LolA, whose protein sequence is MIFQLILILLFNNPFQTNPQQIISEVQKKYSAINDLRAVLTQSVESSVTSEPQKVKADLYFKKENNYRIEFKNQLVISNGITSWNYSKPAKRVVITNYEENFFSPQTLLFNLPAKSSSKFEGIEKLDGEEHSIISFSPKGSDFSFKNLKVWISKNYLIKKVEAEDWAQNKYSFMFLEIKINTNLSANLFEFTSPSGVKVIDIR, encoded by the coding sequence ATGATTTTTCAATTAATTTTAATTTTACTTTTTAATAATCCGTTTCAAACTAATCCACAGCAAATCATAAGCGAAGTTCAGAAAAAATATTCTGCAATAAATGATTTGAGAGCTGTTCTTACGCAGTCCGTCGAATCTTCAGTAACATCTGAACCGCAGAAAGTTAAAGCCGATCTTTACTTTAAGAAAGAAAACAACTACAGAATAGAATTTAAAAATCAATTAGTAATTTCTAATGGAATAACTTCTTGGAACTATTCAAAACCCGCCAAAAGAGTTGTTATTACTAATTATGAAGAAAATTTTTTTTCACCTCAAACGTTATTATTTAATCTCCCGGCTAAATCGAGCAGCAAATTTGAGGGAATTGAAAAATTAGACGGAGAAGAACATTCAATAATCAGCTTTTCACCAAAGGGATCTGATTTTAGTTTCAAGAATCTCAAAGTATGGATCTCGAAGAATTATTTAATCAAAAAAGTTGAAGCTGAAGATTGGGCACAGAACAAGTATTCGTTCATGTTTTTGGAGATAAAGATTAATACGAATTTAAGCGCCAATCTATTCGAGTTCACTTCACCTAGCGGGGTAAAAGTAATTGATATCAGATAA
- a CDS encoding DNA translocase FtsK: MAFGVLLIVFSFLAALSIISYSSYDSIYISDLKLSSLLSLTDRNSELSQSIAKTKNWLGLTGAVISNFLINGTIGYFSIIIPLLLSFWGLTIVRSGDYRKTAFFTNLFLIGGVLLAMLFSILAKSVPFFLEKKEFYGTIGLFLGELSVRILGSAGSIILIFSLLLLTSFLLFDYNLKSFIEVPIHLFKGLLEKIKTKISSRGKIEKPITPSRAKKNIVDENLNEISLQPPITKINREPLPITESHPILKKMDKLANEDIEDEVLPLKSISLKNLKESKEKAISKIGDKKNDESVEIECWDEEIEFIPPTLDLLDPPRHHGSVDDSELNSNAELLRGKLALFDITIDDITVTPGPVVTLYEIVPSPGVKISKIVSLQDDIALALAAKGIRIIAPIPGKSAIGVEIPNHNPELVYCRSIFGSNKFRESSSVLPIAFGKTTIGEIFIDDLSKMPHMLIAGATGSGKSVGINTIITSLLFKLHPSDIKFVVIDPKKIELSFYRDLKYHFLATCPDVGEDIITNSQNSVTVLKAVELEMEQRYDMLAKAGVRNIQDYNEKYNSGKILDSEEMKFHKLPYIIVVIDELADLMITAAREIEEPIARIAQLARAVGIHLILATQRPSVDVITGVIKANFNTRIAYQVASKTDSRTILDANGAEKLLGNGDMLYLPSNSPKSQRIQNAFVSTSEVERIVSHISKQKGFSKPYQLPSVQEKKRNDNAGLLADRDELFEEAARLVTRHQQGSVSLLQRRLKVGYSRAARIMDELEEAGIVGPFDGSKARLVLIDTDEELERILALLD; the protein is encoded by the coding sequence ATGGCATTCGGAGTTTTATTAATTGTGTTTTCGTTTTTAGCCGCATTAAGCATTATATCATATAGCTCGTATGATTCGATTTATATTTCTGACCTTAAATTAAGCAGTCTACTTTCATTGACGGATCGAAACTCTGAACTGTCTCAAAGCATAGCCAAAACCAAAAACTGGCTCGGACTGACCGGTGCAGTGATTTCAAATTTTTTAATTAACGGTACGATTGGATATTTCTCGATAATAATACCACTATTGCTGTCATTCTGGGGATTGACCATTGTTCGTAGCGGAGATTATAGAAAAACAGCTTTCTTTACGAATTTATTTCTGATTGGGGGAGTATTGCTTGCAATGCTTTTCAGTATTCTTGCGAAATCAGTTCCTTTCTTTTTAGAAAAGAAAGAGTTTTATGGTACGATTGGATTATTTCTTGGTGAACTCAGTGTTAGAATTCTTGGAAGTGCCGGGAGTATCATTTTAATTTTTTCACTTCTCTTACTTACTTCATTTTTGCTGTTTGATTATAATTTAAAGTCCTTTATTGAAGTCCCAATCCATTTGTTCAAAGGATTACTTGAAAAAATTAAGACAAAAATTAGCAGTAGAGGAAAAATTGAAAAACCTATTACACCATCACGTGCAAAGAAAAACATTGTTGATGAAAATCTGAATGAAATATCACTTCAACCACCGATCACAAAGATAAATCGAGAACCGCTTCCGATTACCGAATCTCATCCAATCCTTAAAAAAATGGACAAGCTTGCTAATGAAGATATCGAAGATGAAGTACTGCCTTTAAAAAGTATTTCACTGAAAAACTTGAAAGAGAGTAAGGAAAAAGCTATTAGTAAAATTGGCGACAAAAAAAATGATGAATCCGTTGAAATAGAATGCTGGGACGAGGAAATAGAGTTCATACCGCCCACGTTGGATTTACTTGACCCTCCGAGACATCATGGCAGCGTGGACGATTCCGAACTAAATTCAAATGCAGAACTTCTCCGAGGGAAACTTGCACTCTTCGATATAACGATAGATGACATTACTGTTACGCCTGGTCCTGTAGTAACTTTGTACGAAATTGTCCCTTCACCAGGAGTTAAGATTAGCAAAATTGTAAGTCTGCAGGATGACATTGCACTTGCACTTGCGGCGAAAGGAATTCGTATCATTGCGCCAATCCCAGGTAAAAGTGCCATCGGTGTTGAAATACCGAATCACAATCCAGAACTGGTTTATTGCAGAAGCATTTTTGGATCGAATAAGTTTAGAGAAAGTTCTTCGGTACTCCCTATCGCATTCGGCAAAACAACTATTGGTGAAATTTTCATTGATGATCTTTCGAAAATGCCGCACATGTTAATTGCTGGAGCTACGGGTTCTGGTAAAAGTGTGGGAATAAATACAATAATCACTTCGTTGTTGTTTAAACTTCATCCATCTGATATAAAGTTTGTAGTTATTGATCCAAAAAAAATCGAATTATCTTTTTATCGGGATTTGAAATATCATTTTCTTGCAACTTGCCCTGATGTCGGCGAAGATATTATTACTAATTCTCAAAATTCAGTGACTGTCTTAAAAGCAGTTGAACTTGAGATGGAACAGCGTTACGACATGCTCGCCAAGGCAGGCGTTAGAAATATCCAGGATTACAATGAAAAATATAATTCCGGGAAAATTCTTGATTCTGAAGAAATGAAATTTCACAAACTGCCATACATTATTGTTGTAATTGACGAACTTGCTGATTTGATGATTACAGCAGCCCGCGAAATTGAGGAGCCGATCGCACGAATTGCGCAATTAGCTCGAGCAGTTGGAATTCATTTGATCCTTGCAACTCAGCGTCCTTCGGTTGATGTTATAACTGGGGTAATAAAAGCTAATTTTAATACACGCATCGCATATCAAGTTGCATCCAAGACAGATTCGAGAACAATTCTTGATGCTAATGGTGCAGAAAAACTTTTGGGTAACGGCGATATGCTTTACCTTCCGAGCAACAGTCCAAAGTCTCAGAGAATTCAAAATGCATTTGTTTCCACTTCAGAAGTAGAGCGAATAGTATCACATATTAGCAAGCAGAAGGGTTTTTCGAAACCATATCAGCTTCCATCAGTACAAGAAAAGAAACGAAATGATAATGCAGGACTTTTGGCAGATCGAGACGAGCTTTTTGAAGAAGCAGCTAGATTAGTGACAAGACACCAGCAAGGATCAGTTTCGCTGCTTCAGCGCAGGTTAAAAGTAGGTTATTCACGTGCTGCTCGAATTATGGATGAACTTGAGGAAGCTGGAATTGTAGGTCCATTCGATGGAAGCAAGGCACGGTTAGTTCTTATTGATACTGATGAGGAGCTAGAAAGAATCTTAGCGCTTCTTGATTGA
- a CDS encoding flippase-like domain-containing protein has product MISDKQNGKRFSFREIFFYSISVVVGLTLLIYTFRGVGLDEVLIHFNDVNIFYLVLFVFVVFLGAFIRAWRWKYMIESFKSDVKIVNLFSAVIIGYGVNVILPRFGEVARAMSIGSLEGISRVSSLGTVVIERVLDLIFLILTVLIGLSMFREVLESEYPWIYSSIYIGIAAFVASILVLGLIIKYQRKVLVLIDKLFLKMNFKILNKATLFTSKIIDGFDSIKSRKNLLLVIFMSPIIWITYAVGAYLGLYMMNMQKIVPVDFSFGWIIMSITTFGILIPTPGSTGSYHAFCKSVLTMILGFAVDISLAYALLTHFLSTLPFLLISIILFFMHQRKKRNFSQS; this is encoded by the coding sequence TTGATATCAGATAAACAAAACGGAAAAAGATTTTCTTTCCGTGAAATATTTTTTTATTCCATTTCGGTCGTTGTCGGATTAACACTATTAATTTACACTTTTCGCGGTGTCGGATTAGATGAAGTGTTAATTCATTTTAATGATGTAAATATATTCTATTTAGTTTTATTTGTTTTCGTTGTGTTTCTTGGTGCATTCATTCGTGCTTGGCGTTGGAAATATATGATCGAATCATTTAAGTCAGATGTAAAAATTGTGAATTTATTTTCTGCAGTTATCATTGGTTATGGTGTAAATGTCATATTGCCTCGTTTCGGAGAAGTTGCTCGTGCAATGTCGATCGGTTCGCTCGAAGGGATATCGCGAGTTTCGTCTCTTGGAACAGTTGTCATTGAAAGAGTCCTTGATCTAATTTTTTTAATTCTTACCGTTTTAATCGGTTTATCAATGTTTCGAGAAGTTTTAGAATCTGAGTATCCGTGGATTTATAGTTCTATTTATATCGGTATTGCGGCATTTGTAGCATCGATTCTGGTTTTAGGATTGATAATTAAATATCAAAGAAAAGTCCTTGTATTGATAGATAAACTTTTTTTAAAAATGAATTTTAAAATCCTAAACAAGGCAACACTTTTCACATCAAAAATAATAGATGGATTTGACAGCATTAAATCCAGAAAAAATCTTTTATTAGTAATTTTTATGTCACCTATCATCTGGATTACATATGCAGTCGGTGCGTATTTAGGTTTATATATGATGAATATGCAGAAGATAGTTCCGGTCGATTTTTCTTTCGGATGGATAATCATGAGTATCACTACTTTTGGGATTCTCATTCCTACTCCTGGTTCAACAGGAAGTTATCATGCTTTTTGTAAATCGGTTCTAACAATGATCCTTGGATTTGCCGTTGACATCAGTCTTGCCTATGCGTTATTGACTCATTTCCTTTCAACTCTTCCGTTCTTATTAATTTCAATTATTCTCTTTTTTATGCATCAACGAAAAAAGAGAAATTTTTCTCAATCTTAA
- the uppP gene encoding undecaprenyl-diphosphatase UppP — translation MEYIKAVVLGIVQGLTEFLPISSTAHLRIIPALFGWEDPGAGFSAVIQIGTMLAVIFYFAKDLYEIFTSVTKNLLQGKLITDENSKLGWYIISGTIPISVFGLLFKDFIENEARSLYIVTFSLVGFALLLAFAEKVSKLNYELKYLTFLKSQVVAFAQVCALIPGASRSGTTITGGLFIGLTREAAARFSFLLSVPAVLLSGLYQLYKIFPHLSGENFIALFIATFFSYLSGYWAIGFLLKYLKSKSTFIFVYYRIALGILILILLWAGVLLP, via the coding sequence ATGGAATATATTAAAGCTGTAGTTCTTGGAATAGTACAGGGGCTTACAGAGTTTTTACCTATCAGCAGCACTGCTCACTTACGAATTATTCCCGCTTTGTTTGGATGGGAAGATCCAGGCGCCGGATTCTCGGCAGTTATTCAAATCGGTACGATGCTCGCTGTAATATTTTATTTTGCAAAAGATTTGTATGAGATATTTACTTCTGTAACGAAAAATTTACTGCAGGGAAAATTAATAACCGATGAGAATTCAAAACTTGGATGGTATATAATATCAGGAACGATTCCAATTTCCGTGTTTGGATTGCTGTTCAAAGACTTTATCGAAAATGAAGCACGATCACTATACATTGTAACATTTTCACTAGTTGGATTTGCTCTTCTATTGGCATTTGCTGAAAAAGTCTCAAAGTTAAACTATGAATTGAAATATCTTACATTTCTAAAATCCCAAGTAGTTGCATTTGCACAAGTTTGTGCATTGATCCCTGGGGCTTCTCGTTCCGGAACAACTATTACCGGCGGATTATTCATCGGACTGACTCGTGAAGCTGCAGCGAGATTCTCGTTTTTGTTAAGTGTTCCAGCTGTTTTGCTAAGCGGATTATATCAGTTATATAAAATCTTCCCCCATCTATCAGGGGAAAATTTTATTGCACTCTTTATAGCGACTTTTTTTTCGTATCTCAGTGGATATTGGGCTATAGGATTTTTACTCAAATATCTGAAATCCAAATCAACATTTATTTTCGTTTATTATCGAATTGCTCTGGGGATTTTAATTCTAATCTTATTATGGGCTGGAGTATTATTGCCTTGA